The genomic window AGGGTGTGACGATAGTCACACAACGGACCAGATGCATTACACTTCTACCGAAAAATAGATAAAAAAGCCCTTTTCAGGGATACATGACCAAGCATGCGTCACCAAAAAGGGTTGCTCTATCCTCAACGGAAAATTAAGTATTTAACGCGTTCCCAAGTATTCGACGGCGAAAATCAACGTAGCGCCGCCAGGAATCGGGCCGGCACCGCGGCTCCCGTAGCCCAGTCCCGGAGGAATCACGAGAATTCTCTTTTCGCCGGGCAACATTCCCTGCACACCGAGTTCCCACCCGCGGATGACGCTCCCGCCACCCAGTGTAAAGCCAAAAGGCTGACCACGGTCACGCGAGCTGTCGAACTTGTAGCCGTTCACCATCCAGCCCGTATAATGGACGCTCACCTTGTCGCCCGACTTGGCCGGTTCGCCCTCGCCCTGCTTGATAATCGCATAGCGCAAGCCCTCGCTGCCCGGTTCCAACTGGAGCGAAGCCGTATCCGGGAAGAAATCCATACGTTCCGCCACCTCGGGATCCACCTCAGAAGAGACAAGCTCCACGCGGAAAACAAGCGTCGAGTTCGGAGGGATCATGGAATAAGCCGTAGCGCCATAGCCCATAGAAGGCGCCACACGGAGCCAGCGCACGCCGCCTTCGCGCATGCCGTCAAGGCCCTTCTCCCAGCCCTTGATCATCTTGCCTGCGCCGAGCGTGACCTCGAGCGGCTTGCCGAGTTCCTTGGAACTGGCGAACTTGCGGCCAGAAAGGATCCACCCTGTATAATGCACCTTGAGCACCGTGGCTGCCACGGCAGGTTTCCCGGAGCCGGCCTTCTCGTCGTATATTTCAAGGCCCTTGGCGAGATTCTTCCACTTTAGTTTGTTCACATCTTTCGGGAAGGCATCCGGTTCCATGGGCTTATCAGCATGGACAAGCTCTACCTCGAAAAGGAGGTCGCTATTAGGAGGAATGCCATCTAGCGAATTTTCGCCATAAGCCATCTCCGACGGGACATAAAGCCTGCGGATTTCGCCCACCTTCATTCCCATGAGCCCCTTTTCCCAACCGACAATCACCTGGCCCATGCCAATATTGAATTCAAGGGGTTCGCCGGACTCGTAAGTGTTCGCGAACGGGCCGCGGGGAGCGGATTCTTCGGAAGAATCCGCTGGCGCCCCAGTGGAATCCTTCACAGCAACGGTATCCGCCTTATTTTTGCCATTTTCAGCAATTTCAGCCGTCTGGGGCGCCGCAGGCGCTAGCAACAGCGCGCTGTCCGCGGCCAAAAAGCCCTTGTAATGCACCCTAATCAGCTGACCGGCACGAATCGGATCGCCCGAACCCTCTTTAATCGTTTCAACCTTATACGGAATAGCCCAAACCACACAAGAAAGCAGCAAAACAATAAAAAGATTTGTTTTAGACATAAAAACTCCTATCTCACAAGATAGAAAATGCTAGTTTTAGAGAGTATTGAAATCGCCATAAACGGAATTGAATATGCTATCAGTCATCATCGTCATCGCGATTATAGTATTGTCGCTCATCCTGGCGGCCATAGGCGCCTATGTTGTCGTGCACAATTCCGACGAGAAAGAAGAAGCCAAACCCATTATCGATGTGTCGGGGCAATATGCGGTCGTCAACCGGTCGGCAAAGGAGCGCCTGATAGCGGTCAAGCCTTCGGAAGCCTCTCTCAGGGCATGGCTCGAAACGCAGGACCTCACTCCGGAGTCACGAGAAGAACTCATCCGCCAGTGGAACGAATCCATGGAAGACACCATCCGCACCATCAACGAAGGCGACAAGAACGGCACTGCCACCTATAGGATAGCAATAGGCCCCAAAGGCAAGAACTACTGCAAATTTGTAGACGAAGACAATTTTATTACCCGCGAACAAATCCGCCACCACGCCGAAATCCTCCCACCCTATGTGCTGGGTTGCGATTGCAAGCTCATGCCCAGGCACCCCTGGGAAACCCAAAGCAAGGCAGATTGGAAAGCGGTCATCCCCACACACGGAAACTCTTACGACGTCCCCGATTGGAGGCAACTTGCATAAGTCACTACTTGGTTCCCTTATTTTAATCCCCGCACTCTCTTTTGCTGCGGGTTCCGCGATTATCACACTTGAAATGCCTGTCGGCGCCAGGCAGCTCGGTATGGGCGAAGTCGGTGCGGCCCTCGCAGACGATGCCACAGCCATGTATTACAACCCCGCCGGCCTCGCCTTCGGCCCCCTCGCCGACGAGTGGCGCATATCCTACCCAGCCGATTCCAAGAAGGCCCCCTTCTTCACAAAGATGACGGCCCGTTCAAAGAACGGATTTTTCAGCAAGAGCGAACTTTGGGCCGGTACGGCAAACGGCATCCTCAAGTTCGACAGCGAACAGTGGTTGGACTACCACTCCGTGACGTTGCAGGGCACCGCCAAAATCAAGGACGTCGTACGCGTGTTCGTCGGTAGCGAACGCGGCCTCGATGAGTACACACGCCAAGTCAAGAAATTCAACAACATCAAGAATGCCGACGACGAATCCCACGTTGTCGAAGTCAACATTCCCTGGAACCTCGTCGTCAAGGATACAATCACGGCAATTCTCTACGAAGACCGCACGGAAAAGCTCTGGGTCGGTACGCCCAAGGGACTGTTCCGCTTCGACGGCAAGGCCTGGAAGAGCTACGAGAAAGAACTGGGCGTCCACCATGTCAACACGCTCACAAGCCAGGGCGCATCCGTCTGGATTGGTACGGACGACGGTCTGTTCGTCTACCGCAACGGCGGATTCGAGCAGAAGGGCAAAGTGCTCCCGAGCCAAAAAATCAATGCGCTCGTCTGGTCCGAAATGCGCAAGGAACTCTATGTCGCAGTCGACGGCGCAGGTATCGCCCGACTCGTCCCCAAGAAGAGCGTGAACGACAAGGACCGCTGGAGCCTGTTCAACGAAGAAGACGGCATCATGGACCTGAAGCCGACCGCACTCGCCGTAGACAGCTCTGGCCATGTGTGGGCCGCCCACGCCGGTGGTCTCAGCCACTTTACGCTCCGTAAGTGGGAACAGGTCAAATTCGAGAACAACAACATCAACGACATTTCTGTCGATGGCAAGGGAGCCATCTGGATTGCTACCGACAAGGGCGTATGGCGCCATCTGCCAGACTACGCCACCGCAAGCGGACGCAAGGCCGAACTCGAACGCGGCACCGCCGAACAAGAAGGCGAAGTCAAGTCCGAAGACGAATGGACTCACTACCACTCCGGCAACGGACTTTCGAGCAACAAGGTCTGGGCCGTGCTCCCACAGGGCAACGACGTCTGGTTCAGCACAGCAAACGGCATGGAACAGTTCAAGGATGCCGATTACCAGCTGACCGCCTTCTACGAAAAGCTCCTACCCATCCTCAACATTCCTGACCTTTACCACCTGTACGGAGGCATGACCATTCCGCTCAACGATTGGGGAACATTGGGCCTTTCCGTGAACTTCGTGAGTTTTGGTTCCACCGTCGTTTCAGGTGACGTAGACGCAGACGACCTGGTCGCCTACAACAGTTCCGAAATCGTCGGCGGCATCAGCTACGGCACGCGTTTCCCGAACGACTGGGGCTTGGGCCTCTCTGTCAAGTTCTTCTACTCCGACCTGAGTTCCGGCGGCTCTACCGACGAAGACGAAGCCACGACATTCGGTTACGCATTCGACATCGGCATTCTCAAGAAGAACCTCCTTATCGACAAGCTGAACCTGGCCCTTGTCCTTGCAAACATCGGCCCGAGCGTCTACTACGTCGACAAGACCATCGAAGACCCGATTCCGCTCACATGGCGACTCGGCCTTGCCTACGAACTGCTTTCCCTAGCCGATTACCGCTGGACCATCGCAGCCGACTACAACCGCGAAACCATTTACGACGACGACAAGGGTAACCCGGAACCGTTCTATATCGCCTGCTGGAAATCCATCGTGGACCCAGAAAAGAAGGACACCAAGGGTTTAGAGACGGCGAAGAACTCCTTGATGCAGGGCGTGTTCAACGTCGGTACCGAATTCATCTACTCGAATACGATTGCACTCCGCCTCGGTTACTTGTACGACCGGACCGGTCAGCGTCATGAAGTCGACTTCGGTTTTGGCTTCATGCTCAGCGACATGTTGCAGTTCGACTTCGCAACCATCAAGGACGTGGGTGACAACGACGGCGTGCGCGACGGCCAGATGCGCTTCGGCATGTTGTTTAAGTTCTAGAGGGGCGAGGTCGCTTCGCTTTGAGGTGTGAGATAGACGAGAGAACGCCGCTTCGCGGCTACAGACGAGAGACGAGAGACGAGAGGAAGTAGGACAAATGCGTAAGGCGAGTGCCGCGGTCAAGCTTGCTTGAACATGGCCGAGCCGAGCATTTGGTACTTGAGCGTAGCGAGAGTACTAGTAGACAGTAGGAAGTGGTTAGGGATTAGGATCTAGAATCTAGGGGCTAGGGAGAAATATCACGGCTTCGCCGTCTTATATTGACGCACGAAGTGCGTGATTCTTTTCACTAGCCTCTATTCTCTAGTCTCTCAAAGACTCACTGCTCATCGCTCATTCGGCAGGGTTCGATAGCCTTGGTGGCAAACAGTTTCCAACTCGGGTCGGTGTAGAAATACTCCGGTTCCACTGAGTCCTGGCAATATTCTCTATCGCAGGCGCTGATTTTTACAGAACAGACCATGGTTCCTTCGTTGTCTTCCATAATGGTCCCTCCCTCCGTTTCGCAAGAATCCCTGAACTCATCCATAACGTGAGGAATGTAGTTGGCCAAATTCCGACTTAATTTTTTCGTGATTGTTTTGCTGCTGACGTTCAAGAACACATTGTAGGAAAGAGTATCGCTACTGGTTTCGCAGAACATCGCATTACTCAAGCCTTCGTAAGAATTGTACACGGTTCCGCTTTCCAATTGGCTCCTAACGGGGAGGCACCACCAAGGATCATCCGGATAATCTGGATTTTCGACACACCAATGGTCGACCATAATCATATTGCTTATCGCATGGCCTTCAAGATAAACGTCAATGATATTTCCGTCCAATTCCTGCTCAAAACTGTTTCTGCAGACATCGATGGTCATTGTGGCGAATTGATTCCAATTTGGGTCTTGATACATGTAGACGGGCTCTGTACGTTCCAAGCAAAACTCGTTGTCGCAAGGGCTGATTTCCACTTCGCAGCTTGTTTTGCCAAACGAAGATTCCGTGATTTTCCCGCCTTCATTCGTACAGGATTTTTCGAACGCCTCGATCATGTCGTAAATGTTGCCGAGCGCTCCGAAGCTGAACTCCGGCACCGTATTCGTTATTGTCTTCGTGACGACATTGCCGTCCATGGAAACACTGTATGAAATCGTGTCCAAGACGGTTTCGTGTTCTTCGCTGTCATATTCATGCTCGCAAACGGCAGATTCGCCAGAACCCGCGAAGCCAAAGAATATGCGCCCGTTTTCCAGTTGTTGCTTGTGGCACCACATGCGATCATTTGGATAGGCCTTATTGTCCGGGCACGGGGAAAGCGGTTCTACCGCAATGTCCTGGCTAAGTGTATGGGCCTGCAGGTTTTCAAGCATCAAATTGATTGCGACCGAGTCAACTTTCTTGGATGTATTGAATCCATCAATTGTAGTCCCCGTTTTACGGGCTTCTTCGTTCTGTTGCAGGCTAGAGACCGCATTCTCCGGAGCCGCGGCGTTCTCCGCCGAACAAGCGACCAGGGCAAAAGCAACGGCAGCACCCGCAATCGATTTAGTAATTGCTACGTTATTCATAATTTCCTCCTTGGAAAAGTTGCATCCCGCCACGGGCCGAGGGAGAGCCCCTGGCACCTAAGCGAAAAAGGTTTGTTTCAAATACTTCTTACTCTCGGCAGATTCCTATAATCTGCTTCCCGTATTTCTCCCAGTTCGGGTCGGTGTATCGCAAAGAATCAGCTATAGCAAGGCTATCGGCAACAGGCGTTATCTCGCAACGGTAGTACAACTGGCCTTGGGTGGCACTTTCTGTTTTCGTGGCGAATTCCCCATTTTCTTTGATACAATCATTTTTAAAATCGTTAGCAATCGTTTCTGCTGTCCCGAGGGTATCCGGAATAGCAAGGTCCTTCTTTATAAGCTTGCTCATGACGATGATAACATAGTCGTACCAAGTTTCGTCCGTTTCACAGCTGATTGAAGCGAAAGAAGAACTTTCATACTGCCGTAAAAGGCCCCGTTCCGTCCGGATTCCGTTCATGGTACTGGTCGATTGCGCAGATGTGTCGGGATCAGTTATAAACTTGGCATACGGATCCGAATTGACAGGTAAGTCCATCGGAACCGTATCCACCGTCGTTTCGACAAC from uncultured Fibrobacter sp. includes these protein-coding regions:
- a CDS encoding FKBP-type peptidyl-prolyl cis-trans isomerase: MSKTNLFIVLLLSCVVWAIPYKVETIKEGSGDPIRAGQLIRVHYKGFLAADSALLLAPAAPQTAEIAENGKNKADTVAVKDSTGAPADSSEESAPRGPFANTYESGEPLEFNIGMGQVIVGWEKGLMGMKVGEIRRLYVPSEMAYGENSLDGIPPNSDLLFEVELVHADKPMEPDAFPKDVNKLKWKNLAKGLEIYDEKAGSGKPAVAATVLKVHYTGWILSGRKFASSKELGKPLEVTLGAGKMIKGWEKGLDGMREGGVRWLRVAPSMGYGATAYSMIPPNSTLVFRVELVSSEVDPEVAERMDFFPDTASLQLEPGSEGLRYAIIKQGEGEPAKSGDKVSVHYTGWMVNGYKFDSSRDRGQPFGFTLGGGSVIRGWELGVQGMLPGEKRILVIPPGLGYGSRGAGPIPGGATLIFAVEYLGTR
- a CDS encoding PorV/PorQ family protein, with translation MHKSLLGSLILIPALSFAAGSAIITLEMPVGARQLGMGEVGAALADDATAMYYNPAGLAFGPLADEWRISYPADSKKAPFFTKMTARSKNGFFSKSELWAGTANGILKFDSEQWLDYHSVTLQGTAKIKDVVRVFVGSERGLDEYTRQVKKFNNIKNADDESHVVEVNIPWNLVVKDTITAILYEDRTEKLWVGTPKGLFRFDGKAWKSYEKELGVHHVNTLTSQGASVWIGTDDGLFVYRNGGFEQKGKVLPSQKINALVWSEMRKELYVAVDGAGIARLVPKKSVNDKDRWSLFNEEDGIMDLKPTALAVDSSGHVWAAHAGGLSHFTLRKWEQVKFENNNINDISVDGKGAIWIATDKGVWRHLPDYATASGRKAELERGTAEQEGEVKSEDEWTHYHSGNGLSSNKVWAVLPQGNDVWFSTANGMEQFKDADYQLTAFYEKLLPILNIPDLYHLYGGMTIPLNDWGTLGLSVNFVSFGSTVVSGDVDADDLVAYNSSEIVGGISYGTRFPNDWGLGLSVKFFYSDLSSGGSTDEDEATTFGYAFDIGILKKNLLIDKLNLALVLANIGPSVYYVDKTIEDPIPLTWRLGLAYELLSLADYRWTIAADYNRETIYDDDKGNPEPFYIACWKSIVDPEKKDTKGLETAKNSLMQGVFNVGTEFIYSNTIALRLGYLYDRTGQRHEVDFGFGFMLSDMLQFDFATIKDVGDNDGVRDGQMRFGMLFKF